The proteins below come from a single Aegilops tauschii subsp. strangulata cultivar AL8/78 chromosome 6, Aet v6.0, whole genome shotgun sequence genomic window:
- the LOC109753054 gene encoding uncharacterized protein has translation MKRSHPRNPLLPLSSRTHTPRAWRREEPTVAGAALQLLSPSDPLRHPSPSSLRASPSSSLGSWLGSPTPSIPLVGAWLATRRLGSSANQPKGAAPVRGSAPARPGSVHRPPLLHCNLAQLVQLLEFVPDQPDGGAPLLGTNRTSSRPPLQPRLRVAPLPPTLQYIPGGKRVDSMGDFKVEIDVQTYLTIVGGKRVYRRGKTWDFMVGRDLYVARIKEVVEEKFKWSPDQRMTIW, from the exons ATGAAGAGATCTCATCCACGAAAtcctctcctccccctctcctcccgCACGCACACACCAAGAGCATGGCGGCGCGAGGAACCAaccgtcgccggcgccgccctgcAGCTCCTCTCTCCCTCTGACCCTCTCCGCCACCCATCCCCCAGCTCCCTCCGTGCGTCGCCCTCCTCCTCCCTGGGCTCGTGGCTGGGCAGCCCGACGCCCTCAATCCCGCTCGTCGGTGCCTGGCTGGCCACCCGGCGCCTCGGCTCCAGCGCCAACCAGCCCAAGGGCGCAGCTCCGGTCAGAGGATCCGCCCCAGCTCGTCCCGGATCAGTTCATCGGCCTCCTCTGCTCCATTGCAACCTCGCCCAGCTCGTCCAGCTGCTCGAGTTCGTCCCGGATCAGcctgacggcggcgctccatTGCTTGGCACCAACCGGACCAGCTCACGGCCTCCCCTGCAACCGCGCCTTCGAGTGGCTCCTCTGCCTCCAACCCTCCAGTACATCCCCGGCGGCAAAAG AGTCGATTCGATGGGCGATTTCAAAGTAGAAATAGATGTTCAGACCTACTTGACGATTGTAGGCGGCAAAAGAGTTTACAGAAGGGGCAAAACATGGGATTTCATGGTCGGTCGGGACTTGTATGTGGCGCGGATAAAGGAGGTTGTGGAGGAGAAGTTCAAGTGGTCTCCTGATCAGAGAATGACCATTTG GTAA
- the LOC109753053 gene encoding uncharacterized protein isoform X1 — translation MVRAVSMDALVPGMLGLSDELYVKGYEIEGLRTKFVAYRERIVEEVNRTLVSVEVQQPDGTTLALDTTCFGVVGSMTVNNLGELLTGELQANGLRPVAFSADGIVLPEDCLFAVINKQFPSKNGFISLLCITGSFLLSCHLTSLIAVYFFPDLFLLYDAENIEEEEEDIVDGAY, via the exons ATGGTGCGTGCGGTGAGCATGGATGCGCTTGTTCCTGGTATGCTTGGTTTATCAGATGAGCTTTATGTAAAAGGCTATGAGATCGAAG GCCTGCGGACTAAGTTTGTTGCTTACCGAGAGAGGATTGTTGAGGAAGTTAATAGGACACTG GTAAGTGTTGAGGTCCAGCAGCCAGATGGAACAACTTTAGCCCTGGACACAACCTG TTTTGGTGTCGTAGGCTCCATGACTGTTAACAATCTGGGCGAGTTGTTGACCGGAGAGCTTCAAGCAAATGGATTACGTCCTGTTGCATTCAGCGCCGATGGGATCGTGCTTCCAGAAG ATTGTCTTTTCGCTGTTATCAACAAACAGTTTCCATCCAAGAACGGGTTCATTTCGCTTCTCTGCATAACCGGTAGCTTTCTGTTAAGCTGTCATTTGACTTCTCTTATTGCAGTTTATTTTTTTCCTGACTTGTTTCTTTTATATGATGCAGAGAATatcgaggaggaagaggaggataTTGTTGATGGGGCCTATTGA
- the LOC109753053 gene encoding uncharacterized protein isoform X2, with protein MVRAVSMDALVPGMLGLSDELYVKGYEIEGLRTKFVAYRERIVEEVNRTLVSVEVQQPDGTTLALDTTCFGVVGSMTVNNLGELLTGELQANGLRPVAFSADGIVLPEDCLFAVINKQFPSKNGFISLLCITENIEEEEEDIVDGAY; from the exons ATGGTGCGTGCGGTGAGCATGGATGCGCTTGTTCCTGGTATGCTTGGTTTATCAGATGAGCTTTATGTAAAAGGCTATGAGATCGAAG GCCTGCGGACTAAGTTTGTTGCTTACCGAGAGAGGATTGTTGAGGAAGTTAATAGGACACTG GTAAGTGTTGAGGTCCAGCAGCCAGATGGAACAACTTTAGCCCTGGACACAACCTG TTTTGGTGTCGTAGGCTCCATGACTGTTAACAATCTGGGCGAGTTGTTGACCGGAGAGCTTCAAGCAAATGGATTACGTCCTGTTGCATTCAGCGCCGATGGGATCGTGCTTCCAGAAG ATTGTCTTTTCGCTGTTATCAACAAACAGTTTCCATCCAAGAACGGGTTCATTTCGCTTCTCTGCATAACCG AGAATatcgaggaggaagaggaggataTTGTTGATGGGGCCTATTGA